One stretch of Variovorax sp. 54 DNA includes these proteins:
- a CDS encoding asparaginase — MKTLKRTLALATIGLAAVATSAQAQTRPVVQFIATGGTIAMKIDPVTKGVVPAISGDDLMQTVPDAGKYATIEVNNFSAMSSNYIEAKWWTRLTKAVDDALARPEVAGVVIAHGTDTMEETAYWLDLTVKSDKPVILIGAQRNASSSDFDGPRNLLNAIRIATAPDARGKGVMLAMNNQINAARNVTKTHTANVETFNSGDFGFLGEVWDDKVVFTRAPLRRQHIDIGTAEMPRVEIVAMFGGADGSLMRYAVDQGARGIVVQAVGMGNMNVSMFEALKYALSKGVPVVVSTRVHNGRTRPVYGFVGGGKTSDEAGAVMAGDLSPQKARLLLMLQLQRGVTSKAELQAAFDR, encoded by the coding sequence ATGAAGACACTAAAGAGGACACTGGCACTCGCGACGATTGGCCTGGCGGCCGTGGCCACATCGGCCCAGGCGCAGACGCGGCCCGTCGTGCAGTTCATCGCCACGGGCGGGACCATCGCGATGAAGATCGACCCCGTCACCAAGGGCGTGGTGCCGGCGATCTCGGGCGACGACCTCATGCAGACGGTGCCCGATGCCGGCAAGTACGCGACCATCGAGGTCAACAACTTCTCGGCCATGTCGTCCAACTACATCGAGGCGAAGTGGTGGACGCGCCTGACCAAGGCCGTCGACGACGCGCTCGCGCGCCCCGAGGTGGCCGGCGTCGTCATTGCGCACGGCACCGACACCATGGAAGAAACAGCCTACTGGCTGGACCTGACCGTGAAGTCCGACAAGCCCGTGATCCTCATCGGCGCGCAGCGCAATGCCTCGTCCTCCGACTTCGACGGCCCGCGCAACCTGCTCAACGCCATCCGCATCGCCACCGCGCCCGACGCGCGCGGCAAGGGCGTGATGCTGGCGATGAACAACCAGATCAACGCGGCGCGCAACGTCACCAAGACGCACACCGCCAACGTCGAGACCTTCAACTCGGGCGACTTCGGTTTCCTGGGCGAGGTGTGGGACGACAAGGTCGTCTTCACCCGCGCGCCGCTGCGCCGCCAGCACATCGACATCGGCACCGCAGAAATGCCGCGCGTCGAGATCGTCGCCATGTTCGGCGGCGCCGACGGCTCGCTGATGCGCTACGCCGTCGACCAGGGCGCCAGGGGCATCGTGGTGCAGGCGGTGGGCATGGGCAACATGAACGTCTCGATGTTCGAGGCGCTCAAGTACGCGCTGTCGAAGGGCGTGCCGGTGGTCGTCTCCACGCGCGTGCACAACGGCCGCACGCGGCCCGTCTACGGCTTCGTGGGCGGCGGCAAGACCAGCGACGAAGCAGGCGCCGTGATGGCCGGCGACCTGAGCCCGCAGAAGGCGCGTCTGCTGTTGATGCTGCAGCTGCAACGCGGCGTCACGAGCAAGGCCGAGCTGCAGGCCGCTTTCGACCGCTGA
- a CDS encoding TRAP transporter large permease subunit: MTVAIFIGALLGAMALGIPIAFALLATGVALMWHLDLFDAQILAQNVVNGADSFPLLAVPFFMLAGEIMNVGGLSRRIIDLALALVGHIRGGLGYVTIMAAVLLSALSGSAVADAAALTALLLPMMVSAGHDKARSGGLIAASGIIGPVIPPSIGFVIFGVAANVSITKLFLAGIFPGLLIGAALWFTWWWLGRREQIVPPPRRSRAEVLKALRASGWALMLPVIILVGLRAGVFTPTEAAVVAAVYALFVSTVVYRELKLRQLYEIFVSAAKTTSVIMLLIAAAMVSAWLITVADLPSKVIALLEPFMASPTLLLVAIMVLVMIVGTAMDMTPTILILTPVLMPVVKAAGIDPVYFGVLFIINNSIGLITPPVGTVLNVVAGVGRMKIDEVTKGVWPFMLAELAVMFLLVVFPSLVTVPAKWFGG, from the coding sequence ATGACAGTCGCCATCTTCATCGGCGCCTTGCTGGGCGCCATGGCGCTCGGCATCCCGATCGCCTTCGCGCTGCTGGCCACCGGCGTGGCCCTGATGTGGCACCTGGACCTGTTCGACGCGCAGATCCTGGCGCAGAACGTGGTCAACGGGGCCGACAGCTTTCCGTTGCTGGCGGTGCCCTTCTTCATGCTGGCCGGCGAGATCATGAACGTCGGCGGGCTGTCGCGCCGCATCATCGACCTGGCGCTGGCGCTGGTCGGCCACATCCGCGGCGGCCTGGGCTACGTCACGATCATGGCGGCGGTGCTGCTGTCAGCGCTGTCGGGCTCCGCGGTGGCCGATGCCGCCGCGCTCACCGCGCTGCTGCTGCCGATGATGGTCTCGGCCGGGCACGACAAGGCGCGCTCGGGCGGGCTGATCGCGGCCTCCGGGATCATCGGCCCGGTCATTCCGCCGAGCATCGGCTTCGTGATCTTCGGCGTGGCGGCCAACGTGTCGATCACCAAGCTGTTCCTGGCCGGCATCTTCCCGGGCCTGCTGATCGGTGCCGCGCTGTGGTTCACCTGGTGGTGGCTGGGCCGGCGCGAGCAGATCGTGCCGCCGCCGCGCCGCTCGCGTGCCGAGGTGCTGAAGGCGCTGCGCGCCTCGGGCTGGGCGCTGATGCTGCCGGTGATCATCCTGGTCGGCCTGCGCGCGGGCGTGTTCACGCCCACCGAGGCCGCCGTGGTCGCGGCGGTCTATGCGCTGTTCGTCTCCACCGTCGTGTACCGAGAGCTGAAGCTGCGCCAGCTGTACGAGATCTTCGTCTCGGCCGCCAAGACCACCTCGGTGATCATGCTGCTGATTGCCGCCGCGATGGTGTCGGCCTGGCTCATCACGGTGGCCGACCTGCCCAGCAAGGTGATCGCGCTGCTCGAGCCCTTCATGGCCAGCCCGACGCTGCTGTTGGTCGCGATCATGGTGCTGGTGATGATCGTCGGCACCGCGATGGACATGACGCCGACGATCCTGATCCTCACGCCGGTGCTGATGCCCGTGGTCAAGGCGGCGGGCATCGACCCGGTCTACTTCGGCGTGCTGTTCATCATCAACAACTCGATCGGGCTCATCACGCCGCCGGTGGGCACGGTGCTCAACGTGGTGGCCGGCGTGGGCCGCATGAAGATCGATGAGGTCACCAAGGGCGTGTGGCCTTTCATGCTGGCCGAGCTGGCGGTGATGTTCCTGCTGGTAGTGTTTCCCTCGCTCGTTACCGTGCCCGCCAAATGGTTCGGCGGCTGA
- a CDS encoding TRAP transporter small permease: MARLIDGYCRLLEGLIALFLAIMVVLVFGNVVLRYGFNSGITVSEEVSRWLFVWVTFLGAIVALKEHAHLGTDMLVSRLPLFGKKACLVAGQLLMLFIAWLLLDGSLDQARINWDVAAPVTGMSSAALYGSGVVFAASAGLLILRELWRALTGQLSEAEMVMVKESEEQGELEALQAELARQEAAQPRSPGERP, encoded by the coding sequence ATGGCTCGCCTGATCGATGGCTACTGCCGCCTGCTGGAGGGCCTGATCGCGCTGTTCCTGGCGATCATGGTGGTGCTGGTGTTCGGCAACGTGGTGCTGCGCTATGGCTTCAACTCCGGCATCACCGTGTCGGAAGAAGTCTCGCGCTGGCTGTTCGTGTGGGTCACCTTCCTGGGCGCAATCGTCGCGCTCAAGGAGCACGCCCACCTCGGCACCGACATGCTGGTGTCGCGGCTGCCGCTGTTCGGCAAGAAGGCCTGCCTCGTGGCCGGCCAGCTACTGATGCTGTTCATCGCCTGGCTGCTGCTCGACGGCAGCCTCGACCAGGCGCGAATCAACTGGGACGTGGCCGCGCCGGTCACGGGCATGTCCAGCGCCGCCCTTTACGGCTCGGGCGTGGTGTTCGCCGCGTCGGCGGGGCTGCTGATCCTGCGCGAGCTGTGGCGCGCGCTCACGGGCCAGCTCAGCGAGGCCGAGATGGTGATGGTCAAGGAATCGGAGGAACAGGGCGAGCTCGAGGCGCTGCAGGCCGAGCTCGCGCGCCAGGAAGCCGCACAGCCCAGGTCGCCAGGAGAACGGCCATGA
- a CDS encoding TRAP transporter substrate-binding protein: MKTPSQRVLRALCGLAAAFALMGPGHAQDIKERNFKLAFVNQKEHPQGMGAQRFADLVDKKSGGKMKVKLFPAGVLGGDAAVISSLQGGTVDLTMVVPGSISVAIKEFSLFDLPFLFNNEKEADFVLDGPVGRKLLDKLPEKGLVGLTYFEHGFRNVTNSRRPVTKMEDLQGLKLRVMQIPVMIDMFSALGANPSPLPLPEVYTALEQKAVDGQENPYSLVEASKYYEIQKYASDTRHTFNPIVLLFSKKTWDKLSADERKVLADAAKEAQPYQRNANREVNAKSAEFLKSKGMTLTAFPAQERERLREKLKPVTEKYVKQIDPVLAQELFSELDKARAAK; the protein is encoded by the coding sequence ATGAAGACCCCCTCGCAACGCGTCCTCCGTGCCCTGTGCGGCCTCGCAGCCGCCTTCGCCCTCATGGGCCCCGGCCACGCGCAGGACATCAAGGAGCGCAACTTCAAGCTCGCGTTCGTCAACCAGAAGGAGCACCCGCAGGGCATGGGCGCGCAGCGCTTCGCTGACCTGGTGGACAAGAAGAGCGGCGGCAAGATGAAGGTGAAGCTCTTTCCTGCCGGCGTGCTCGGCGGCGATGCGGCCGTCATCTCGTCGCTGCAGGGCGGCACGGTGGACCTGACGATGGTGGTGCCCGGATCGATCTCGGTGGCCATCAAGGAGTTCTCGCTGTTCGACCTGCCCTTCCTCTTCAACAACGAGAAGGAGGCCGACTTCGTGCTCGACGGCCCGGTCGGGCGCAAGCTGCTGGACAAGCTGCCCGAGAAGGGCCTCGTCGGCCTGACCTACTTCGAGCACGGCTTTCGCAACGTGACCAACAGCCGCCGCCCGGTGACGAAGATGGAAGACCTGCAGGGCCTGAAGCTGCGCGTGATGCAGATCCCCGTGATGATCGACATGTTCAGCGCCTTGGGTGCCAACCCCTCGCCGCTGCCCTTGCCCGAGGTCTACACCGCACTGGAGCAGAAGGCCGTGGACGGCCAGGAGAACCCGTACTCGCTGGTCGAGGCCTCGAAGTACTACGAGATCCAGAAGTACGCCTCCGACACGCGCCACACCTTCAACCCGATCGTGCTGCTGTTCAGCAAGAAGACCTGGGACAAGCTCTCGGCGGACGAACGCAAGGTCCTGGCCGACGCCGCCAAGGAGGCCCAGCCCTACCAGCGCAACGCCAACCGCGAGGTGAACGCGAAGTCGGCCGAGTTCCTCAAGAGCAAGGGCATGACGCTGACGGCGTTCCCGGCGCAGGAACGCGAGCGCCTGCGCGAGAAGCTCAAGCCGGTGACCGAAAAGTACGTCAAGCAGATCGACCCGGTGCTGGCGCAAGAGCTGTTCTCCGAGCTCGACAAGGCACGGGCCGCCAAGTAG
- a CDS encoding amidase, whose protein sequence is MRNAMATAAQLGADLAAGRTTSRALVEAALARIADPAGEGARAFTHVDAEGARRAADASDAMRRNGAVRSPVEGLPVSVKDLFDVAGQVTRAGSVVRADAAPATHDAIAVERLRAAGAVLLGRTNMVEFAFGGVGLNPHTGTPRNPWDRATGRVPGGSSCGAGVAQADGMGVMALGTDTRGSVRIPAALCGVVGFKPTARRVPTDGAFPLSWTLDSVGPLANSVDCCALFDAILAGTAPAPLAPLDARGLRFLVPEGSLMDDLDPEVAHAFSAALATLSLAGAHIATAPVPSLDAHPRYFEGGGIAGAEAYVVHRESLDRLPLYDPRVGQRLALGAGISAADHIALLRLRASAIAAFAQTLAPFDALLLPTVACIAPTLAEADRSDDDYVRWNLRFLRNAGVINFLDGCALTLPCHAPGTAPVGLMACGAAGTDQQLLAVGAAIERALGPRA, encoded by the coding sequence ATGCGCAACGCCATGGCCACGGCCGCACAACTCGGCGCCGACCTCGCGGCCGGCCGAACCACCTCGCGCGCGCTGGTCGAGGCGGCGCTCGCACGCATCGCCGACCCTGCGGGTGAAGGTGCACGCGCCTTCACCCACGTCGATGCGGAAGGCGCACGCCGGGCAGCCGACGCCTCCGATGCGATGCGCCGCAACGGCGCGGTGCGCTCACCCGTCGAAGGCCTGCCGGTGTCGGTGAAGGACCTGTTCGACGTGGCCGGCCAGGTCACGCGTGCGGGCTCGGTGGTGCGCGCCGATGCCGCGCCGGCCACGCACGACGCCATCGCCGTCGAGCGGCTGCGCGCTGCCGGCGCGGTGCTGCTGGGCCGCACGAACATGGTCGAGTTCGCCTTCGGCGGCGTCGGCCTCAACCCGCACACCGGCACGCCGCGCAACCCCTGGGACCGCGCCACCGGCCGCGTGCCGGGCGGATCGTCCTGCGGCGCCGGCGTGGCGCAGGCGGACGGCATGGGCGTGATGGCGCTGGGCACCGACACGCGCGGCTCGGTGCGCATCCCGGCGGCGCTGTGCGGCGTGGTGGGCTTCAAGCCGACCGCACGGCGGGTGCCGACCGACGGCGCGTTCCCGCTGTCTTGGACGCTCGACTCCGTCGGCCCGCTGGCCAACTCTGTCGACTGCTGCGCGCTGTTCGACGCGATCCTTGCCGGCACGGCGCCCGCGCCGCTCGCACCGCTGGACGCACGCGGCCTGCGCTTTCTCGTGCCCGAGGGCAGCCTGATGGATGATCTCGACCCCGAAGTGGCGCACGCCTTCTCAGCCGCGCTGGCGACGCTGTCGCTTGCCGGGGCACACATCGCCACCGCCCCGGTGCCGTCGCTGGACGCACACCCGCGCTACTTCGAAGGCGGCGGCATCGCGGGGGCCGAAGCCTACGTGGTGCACCGCGAGAGCCTGGATCGGCTCCCGCTCTACGATCCGCGCGTGGGCCAGCGCCTGGCGCTGGGTGCCGGCATCAGCGCCGCCGACCACATCGCACTGCTGCGCCTGCGCGCCTCGGCCATCGCAGCCTTCGCGCAAACGCTGGCCCCGTTCGACGCGCTGCTGCTGCCCACCGTGGCCTGCATCGCACCGACCCTTGCCGAGGCCGACCGCAGCGATGACGACTACGTGCGCTGGAACCTGCGCTTCCTGCGCAACGCCGGGGTCATCAATTTCCTCGACGGCTGCGCCCTCACCCTGCCCTGCCATGCACCGGGCACGGCGCCGGTCGGGCTGATGGCCTGCGGCGCGGCGGGCACCGACCAGCAGTTGCTGGCGGTTGGCGCGGCCATCGAGCGTGCGCTCGGGCCGCGTGCGTGA